The following DNA comes from Castanea sativa cultivar Marrone di Chiusa Pesio chromosome 10, ASM4071231v1.
CGAACCTTCATTAATTAACATAAATAAAGAGATTGAAGGCTTCAGTCTCcaatcaattaatttaaatatgttAGCCAAATCCGGGATTTAATTTCCTATTGcttgaaaaagataaataagAGCTTTTGCTATTATAGGCCTTAGTACATTAATTTCATAATACAATAGTATCCGTTTAATTGAATCATGTATTAATCTAGATGATAAGGTGGAGCTAGCAGACCTCTATTTGTCTTCTTCTCAGTTGGTAATGGTCGGCCATGTTATTCATTTAAtcacttaaaaattatattcagtTCTTATTTTTGGGTAAACTCGGAATCCCACTTGGATCATCTAGGTCTTTTATTGGGGCAAGGCCGTTGCTTGTCCTGCACTACTATTTAATTTGTCCttgattcttttttgtttactaataatagagcttttaaattgcaaaaattCATTAGTAAAGGAAAAGTTAGTGAACAAATGCTGGAACAAGATCAATGATACAAATAAATTGATTTGTTGTGTGTatgtgatgatgcaaagaaTCTCTATGGTTCGCTCGTCCAAATGAGCTCTTGAGGACCGGTTAAAGATGAAGACATTAGCTTGAAGGGACACCCGATGTGGTGCGAACAAAGCTCCTCCGATACTAGCTGTTATAAATGTTTAAGGATTTGTCTCATAACTTAGTGTGGTGTTGTTGGGTGCTTATACAGTGTTTCTTTTTGGCCGTTACTCCCGCAACTCCCACCATTTCCTTAACCTAGGGTATAGAAGATTCAAGGAACCAGTCACTAGCAAGAAAGCCCCAGTACATAATCATTATTTAGCTTGGAGGATATTATAAGTTATTTGTACTGCAACTATTCATGTTTAGTGGATCACTTGGTACTATAGGTCCCAAAGGATTGTTTGCCTTGTTTTCAGGTTTTTCTCTCAATAAACACTCCAGTGTGTTTGGGACTTGCTACTGTGTTTTTATGTCAGTAGGCTTATCCATTAGTTTGGGCAATCGTCCTCTTCGTCATTGGGAACTAGTagctttttttgtcttttattagGCTGTCTTTCAGTACGCTTGTCCATTCGTTTGGAAaatcctcccccccccccccccccccccctttttttttttttttatgagaaagcTGAATTCATTCAAACCGAAATTGGCACTTGTACCTTTAAATTTGGGCTTTGTGAAAAGAAATAGTGAATAGAAGATCATGGTAAACAACTTCAACAGGTAAAAGCCCACGgcaaagagctatcattagctTAACAAAGGGAGGCGACACCAGGTCCAATGGCTTTTTGCGCTAAATAAAATTGGTCCATATCTGCAGAGTGCAGAGCGATACTACATTGTACCTTTAGTACTCGTAAGTGATAAACAAAAAGACAAATACCGTACACATTTACAAATAAGCGTataatatttaccatttttttttataaatgtgtacAATATTTTGTCGCCTTTTATGTGTCTATAAAGTAAGTTTATATTGTACCTTACAATGTAAAAGAAGAATTCTATTTATTAAATTCGACATACAAAAAAGGATCCATTTTAAATTCTATCATTTGCggggagaaaaaagagaagaatatGATTTTCCATAAATGATGGAAACAAGTTATAGACGAGGTAGTTAAAATccagaaacaaaaataaatcaatatagcACACTAGAAAATTAGAAATGCATTAgaattttttacaagatagtATGTACAATTACtcaagtaataaattaaaattactacATAGAATAAAGAGGTATATACTTACAAAAGCAAAAATCATTGACCATCCACTagcaggaattttttttttttggaatggaAATTTTCAGTAGTTTAATTAGTGTTGGACCTGTGTCATTAGGCTGGGTGCTTGGTATGCAATTTTCGGGTGGTTATGGTCTCCTTCATATGTCACAACCAACATGGTAGGATCCTCCAAACATCGTTCTACTTGCTTTTTTGCAGGACAGCTCTTTACGCTGCTGCATTTGTAATAGCTCCTTTGGAAACAAAGCATGACAAGCACAAGTCAGCTATATATGTTATTATTGCGTAGAGTAACTTTAAAAACTCTTAGAATTAAGGGTACAAAAAAGAAAGTTGGTTTTCAATCATGCAACACATGATGGCAAACCTATTCTCCATCATTACCCACTATTCTTAATATTCATCAATGGAGGTTTTgcagagaaagaagaagaagaactttcTGGAAAAACTGAATTTCTTATTCACAAATGATCTAACTGTAAAATGCAAAGCAATACACTATTTATACTACAAGATGAATCAAAGCAACACTCCCACACTAGCGCGGGAAAACCTGCCTGACTCTTAACAGAATTCGGTTACAAGATAACGAACTTTCAACTACAACCAATAGCCTTAAGCCACGTGTCCCACTCACAACAGACTCCACTCTCTAAATTAAACGACTCCGTTTTCATCCTTGACTTCCTCTAAACGATGCCGTTTCCCTTTTGTCTTGACTCTGGCTTAACAATGGGGCCACAGATCAGATGCTCTAGTGTAGACCATCTAAATCTTTGCATCTCTAGTGGTTGCACAATAAAGAAGTTGAAGCATCTTTAGTTTGATCTTCCCAAACACTAAGGATTTCagtttgaatttgaataatGCTGAAGTTTTCAGTGACATCAGAAAATGATTTTGAGTATGAGACTTAATTGGATGAAGAATTTGcattcttcttctcttgatTTATGTTAAAATGAACACACTTCACGGGAGTTATCCTAGATTTGAAAGTTCCAGCAGGGAGGAAAATTTCATGGTCCAAACTGAAATTCAATAGGTATAAGCTCAATCATCACAACAGGTGAGTGATGTCACAACTATAAACATGGAGCGATGATTATAATAGTCAGTCTGGTTAAAGAGTAGAGGATCtactaagaaaaaataaaaataaaaatgaattcaaTTATTTTCTCCATagaacacaaataaaaaatatagtcaGGCTTCACTTTGTTATGGGAtgataaaagaagagagaatttgGAATCGTATAACAACcaaattatttcttaattaacttatgatcataattttttatttttggccttTTCCCATCTTTCCAGTCTAATTGTATGATACATTTAGGCACAAGATCCGTTAGTAGTTCTAAAATTCACCTCTGCTAAAAGTACATAATTTGATCTATAAGATATATATAAGATGGAACGCTAATATTCACATATTAAACCTAGTGTTGCAAAGTTGAAGGTATCAACCAATACATTCCTGACCAATATGATTTGCAAGCAGAGAAGAATATTTGAttcaaagagagaaaggaataaGAAACATGAACATACCTTGGATGTGGAGATCCCTTTATGGGCTTCTGCCCATACTTCCTCCAGGAGTAGTCATCAGGAGGTATATCTGCTAGTTTATTGCTTAAAGCTGGAACTGTAATTGCTCTCTTCATTCTCAGTTTCCTTTCAAGACAAATCACatgtagaagaaaaaaaaaatgagatgcAGTCGAAATTCATATACATGGAATTCAGGCAAGGATTCACCTTTGCTTGGAGCAATGACATCCACCTGTTGAGACTACGCATGTTGTACTGTCTCCACTTTTCACCTCACAATTCCTCTTGTAAGATAACATGGAATATTCATCTGGCGAAGCCAAAGTTTCTGATGATGAGAAGCAAATTGTCTGTTTGTCAATGCTGCTTCCATCCATACTGATCAAAGAAGTGCTATGTTCTGAGAATTGGCTCTGCACCGTGATGGATTTATTAGCAACAATCTTTGTTTGTGAGTAACATTGCTGTAATTCCTGATTCTGTTTACGCCTACATAAGCTGAAATTGTCACTCTGGATCAAAGCAGTAGGTGATTTATTGCTCTGAAGGGGAAATAACTCTCTGACTATGCAGGTTTGATTTGAATTGCATGTGAAATCTTGGGGCGAAGAATTTGGACTGTCCATCAGTTCAGCCGGGTTAATGTCATGAGAATTTGGCAAGGGACCCTTTTTGATCCTCCTACAATCTGATGACATTGATCCATTAAGGAGTGTGAGCAGTTTTCTGAACTCATTTTCTGCATCTTGAGCAATCAGGCTTACTTCCTGAAAGCttcttttgtgattttgatCAGAAATACATCTCAAAAGGTGATGGGCATGTCGGAAACTATTCTGAGCAACCTCATGAACTTTGAAATTCCATCTTTGGGTCATTGAAACACACACACTTGAAGCTTCTTTCATGATTTATTCTGCAGTATGTGCTGAACTTCTGATAATTCAGAAATAAAGAGATAATTAGTTTGGTCAGATGAGCTATGGTTTCTAGATATtgaactttttattattattatttattagaatCATGTACCAGAGATCGCCAATGAGTCAAAGAAATAATGTTCCCCGTGGTGCAGTGaacaaaatattcaaaaccCAATTCATGAAGACTTCTATATTAGTTTTTGATATACACGACTGATTAAATATAACTTGTTGGCCAGATATATAGTTGACGGTAACTTTAAGTTACATGACTAACAAATTATACATCTGAAAAATCCTAAATAAGTAAAAAggaaaatgtgtgtgtgtgtcagagagagagttgaaaatGATAGAAACAAAGGTGATTACTGTTATTGCATGCTGAGGTTGTAATTTTCTGTGCTCTTCACATcttcagtttttcaaaaaatggcTGTCGTACAACCAGAAATCACATGAAATGTATCAGAAACAATTAACCCTGGTGACCCTTAGTGTTTATTCAGGGCACACTGTGGTTGTGGTTATTCTGAAAACTGCCATTAAGATAGAACACCACCATAAATTCTTTGCATGTCCATGTTGGCATGTTGCACTACTCTTTTTCATTACTTTATATACGTATCTACACAGGAAGATAATGGCCAACAAATCACCATTAATATGCTAGTTTTGTTTAAAACACAAGGATGTTTCTGACATTATATGTAAGACGTATGATGCTTCCAAGTACTATATAGAAGAAGTTTATACCCCAATTTGAAGAAAGGTAGGTTGCGTGGAATTAGAGTTTAAagtcagtttattttattattttgcttacttttgttactatttatgagtcttattgcactttttgatattattttattgtactatttcagataatttttatctttatttaatatatttttaacaaaaagtttgTTGTTCCCAAACAGGCGTAGGAGACTTTGTGAcgtaataaatataaatatatagatgaAGGAAAAGTAAttctatttagagagagaggCTAGTAGTTCAGCCCCTTACTTTTATCTGGTAATGGTATAAGTGGATTGTGGGGGCACGTAAAGTACAGAAGAAGACATAAAAAGATCCAAAGATATAGGCCTAGGGTGAAGGATTTTAGTTGTATGTAGCATCATTCCACTTGCCCATGAATCTAACATCCACTAAACCAGGCAACCAACCAACATTGCAATCAGTGTCTCTCACTCATGGCCTACGACCATTGGCATTTATCCTTTTGGATTCATGATAGAAGCATGCTTATTCCCAAAGGTTGGCTTTTAGTGGCTTTGTCTCTACTCCTCTCGTTATTGCATTGTTTATTATCTTGTAATAATAATGCTGAAGAAATCATATAATAATCAAAGCACTTCTTTGCTGGATATGTTGTCTACTTCGTAGAGTCACTAGGAAACACCGAAAAGTACCAATTGTGTTACAACCTAATATGCCACGACTACTTCGACCTCGACCTCCACTAGTACCGTTTTTACCACGGGGATCTATGATGAAGGGCTGTAGCTATCTTGGTAAAAGCAATTAAAATGGTTTTAGTTCGAAGAAAAACCAAATCTACCAAATAGCGTTACTGCCAATAATTTTCTTCttaggatccgtttggatagaacttactactgaaaactgaaaatcaaaaactgtagcaaaataatttttaaatgtgtgaatagtactgcgggactcattttaataaaaaaaaattgctgaaagaGTACGTGAACAGTGCGTGTACTGCGAGTTTTGTCTCCCGCAgcagaaacgaaaaaaaaaaaaaggagaaaacgCAAATAAGTAAAACGCAGCCACAATAATTCGGatccaaacggatacttaaTATTAGATAGATTGCTATTATAATATCCAATAGATAGATTGCTATTATTTGACGTAAGCTTTATAAGGTCTAAAACCCAGTGGTGGAGCCACATGCATACTTGGGGGGCCTTGGCCtctccaaattttatttttaatttttaaatataggtatattttataaatatataaaggtTATTTGAAAAACATAGGAGTTGGCTtccccaaaaaagaaagcattGATCAACTAATCTAGTAatcatatgagagagagagagagagagagagagagagagagagagagagagagagagagagagagagagagagagagagagagagagagagagagagttagagtTGAGTTGATATACAATTGCAATAGAATGAAATAATTAAGTAGTAAGTTTTTTGAATAAACAGTGGAACCCTTAATTTTTAGCtcaatttaaaattctattaatgCATTTAAATCATTCAACATTGATAATATATGcaatttggttgaaattttcCACTCTCAAGATTttatcaagcaaaaaaaaaaaaaaaactcatatgagCTTTCAATTGTAAcattatgattttgatttgagtTTATCTTGACACAATAATTTGGGCCCCAACTCAAAATTCCTGACCCTGCTATTGCTAAAACCTATCTAAAATAAGAGATGAGATGATAAGCTTAAAACAAATGATAAGAAGATAATTCCTATCCTAACTAATCCTCAACTTGATAGTCATCAAAATAGagaaacaatattaaaataacaactACTAATATTTATCCAAATCTAAcaattctaataaaataattattatgattGTAACAAGTCGGCCTGTAACAAGTCGAGTTGTAAGACTCTTGGCCTAAAGTCAAGTTTGTTGATAAGTCATAATGTCATATGATCCACTTTCATATCTATAACTAGTTTCACCCCCAAAAAATGATGTGGACAATTTTTGTCACTTGAGTGCCTATTCCCATACAATTATGTTGTTTCATATAAATAAAGATAAGCTGAATCAATAATATTCTATcataaattaaatcaattaacaTTAACATATTCTATCATAAATAAAGATAAGCTGAATCAATTATGAGCTTTCATAAATATGTTAATGTTTAAGAAATTTATGGTTAATTGCAAATTTAGAACTTTAAATcaaggattcagatcctctagagttcttagggtactctaccagtagagttcattaaatcctaaccactctttaatgatttaatggtttagattttgccatgtcagcatttcattaataatattcttgaaataataaaataatgttgtaaacaaaacaattaagatgattgttaatgaaatgctgacatggcaaaatctagaccattaaatcattaaagagtggctaggatttaatgaactctacttagtagagtaccctaggaactctagaggatctgaatccttaAATCAAGAGCCTCATAgcttatttaacaatttttggTGTTTCCAATAAAAACGTTCATGATTCAAATCCTCACTCCTCCattatatttattgatttactaaaaaaataatgatacaAAACATTTTTAGTGTTTATTGAGCGTCAGTCTTGACTTCCAACAATGCATTAAGCTCAATCTAAAAAAGAGAAGTTGGTGTAATAAGATTTGAGGCTTAAAGTGAGTATtatcttatatttaaatattaacgAAATAATTTGTATTATTAAGAGTCTAGTAGCTCCATTGACACTTTTTAGTGTTTCTAATCAGGGGTGGAGCCAAGGAGTCGAGGGGCCAACTGCCCCCTTGGCCCGCCAAAAAAATAGTAGGGtggcttttaaattttagtagGGAGAAGGTTTGTATTTGGTTTGACAATATCCATCTCAAAGTTgcatctctttcttttttttttggtaaaaaaaggGGGCATCTTTtaagcaaggaagtcaatactgtACTGGAAGCTGTAcaggtttggccaccggtacgatatatttcggatactgGTCAATAGCGGTGTACCGTTTCgtgtttaccgctattttatatatatatatatatatatattatatacacacaccaaaatctctagaaccatgtttataagcatataatatttcatttatattatagtaaatataaaagtttatcataaaacattatctcaattcagaacaaattattcatagttttagactttagtatcaattaaaaggaaaaaaaaaacacaatataaaaaatagaaagcttagttgttcattgcatattaagaaaacaaataatactaataagttaatgtaaataagttaccattatgctcttataaaaattcaaaaattacaaaactaaaaaaaaaaaaaaaagctttttttttttgtactggCCGGTATTGCCCAAAATTGGCCTGTACGCTGTCGATACGACCAGTATTTTTTCAGGTATAAAATAGAAGTATACCGGTatcggtgcactggccggtaccggtacggtatcgaccaccctgctCTTAAGTCTTAAAGAGCAAATAATTGCCACGTAGCTTTGGCTGAGAGGCCTGACATGCATATAATAGCCAACTAGCTTTGGCTGGGACTTGGTGTCAATTCTCCACTTCACCATGTGGAtccttactaaaaaaaaaaaaaaaattctttatgcaATAATTATTCtactttataaaattttgtataataaaccaaaattttgagataattattaaaacacaaaattatgTTAGTTGTATTTGGTGTTTATACttaattactaaaaatattttcatttataaatggaatttttactataaaaaaaaaac
Coding sequences within:
- the LOC142614265 gene encoding uncharacterized protein LOC142614265, whose amino-acid sequence is MKEASSVCVSMTQRWNFKVHEVAQNSFRHAHHLLRCISDQNHKRSFQEVSLIAQDAENEFRKLLTLLNGSMSSDCRRIKKGPLPNSHDINPAELMDSPNSSPQDFTCNSNQTCIVRELFPLQSNKSPTALIQSDNFSLCRRKQNQELQQCYSQTKIVANKSITVQSQFSEHSTSLISMDGSSIDKQTICFSSSETLASPDEYSMLSYKRNCEVKSGDSTTCVVSTGGCHCSKQRKLRMKRAITVPALSNKLADIPPDDYSWRKYGQKPIKGSPHPRSYYKCSSVKSCPAKKQVERCLEDPTMLVVTYEGDHNHPKIAYQAPSLMTQVQH